A window of Negativicoccus succinicivorans genomic DNA:
TGTCGCTTTTCGCGGACGGCACGGCGCGCGAGCGCAAAGCGCAGGAAACGATCGACAAGCTCCAGGACAAATATGGCCCGACGGCCATTCGCAGAGGATTTTGGTGGGACAGTGAGACAACCACCGGTGATGAAAGGGGAAAGAAACGATGAACGTTAATAAAGAACGCATGTTGAACGAATTTTACGAATTGATTCGCATCCCTTGCTCGACAGGTGACGAACGCGAAGTCGCCGATGTATTAAAAAAACGCCTGAAAAAACTGGGCGCGCAAGATGTTAAAGAAGATGATGCGGGCAGCAAAATTAACGGCAATGCCGGCAATATTATCGCCACTTTCGGCGCGACGATGGAAGGTTTGCCGACGGTCGCTTTCACGGCGCATATGGACTGCGTCGAACCCTGCGCGGGGATCGAACCGGTCTTGAAAGACGGCGTGATTACATCGAAAGGCGATACGATTTTGGGCGGCGATGACAAATCTGGCGTGGCCGCGATTTTGGAAGGCTTGCGCCTGATGAAAGAACACTCTCTGCCGCACGGCAAGATCGTTGTCATCTTCTGCGTGGCGGAAGAAGGCGGCTTGCGCGGCTCGCGCAATATCGACACGAAACTTACCCAAGGCATCGACTTCGGTTACGTTATGGATTCGTCCGGCGCGCCGGGTAAAATCATTAACCAGGCACCGGGACAAAACGCGATTCGCGTCACCATGCACGGCAAACGCTCACACGCGGGCCTGGCGCCGGAAGACGGCGTGAACGCCATCGTCATGATGGGCACGGCGCTGGCGCGTCTGCCGTACGGTCGCATTGATGAAGAAACCACCGCGAACGTCGGTTTCATCGACGGCGGCATCGCGACGAATATCGTGGCGGATAAATGCAGCGTCAAAGCCGAAGCGCGCAGCCGTGATTTGGCTAAATTGAAACAGCAGACGGACGCAATGAAGGAAGCGTTCATGTCTGTGGAAAAAGATTTTTCGGGCGGCAAAGCGGAAGTTGA
This region includes:
- a CDS encoding M20/M25/M40 family metallo-hydrolase; the encoded protein is MNVNKERMLNEFYELIRIPCSTGDEREVADVLKKRLKKLGAQDVKEDDAGSKINGNAGNIIATFGATMEGLPTVAFTAHMDCVEPCAGIEPVLKDGVITSKGDTILGGDDKSGVAAILEGLRLMKEHSLPHGKIVVIFCVAEEGGLRGSRNIDTKLTQGIDFGYVMDSSGAPGKIINQAPGQNAIRVTMHGKRSHAGLAPEDGVNAIVMMGTALARLPYGRIDEETTANVGFIDGGIATNIVADKCSVKAEARSRDLAKLKQQTDAMKEAFMSVEKDFSGGKAEVEVEEIYQPYLVDENSLCIEVAKRAAKEAGLEPNVGATGGGSDANNFNKHSFPAVVLATGMTKVHTPEECLLEEHLYQTGEWVYRIIEQLPHAHH